ATTAAGTGGAAAGTCAGCATTATCAATTGGGGTTTCGCACTGGCTTTCTTGCTCAGTCAATACATAGGTGCTCGCAAAACCTTGACGGAGCGCATGATGTCGAGCGCGATTCAAGTTCCTGCCCCTGTTTGGATTACGACCAATCGGCTGTGGGTAGGCTTTTTTGTCTTCATCGGCGTGCTCAATCTGGTTGTGGCTTACGCTTTCAGTGAAGAAATTTGGGTGGACTTCAAACTGTTCGGCGTCTTAGGGTTAACCTTTGCGTTCATCATTGCGCAAGTGTTCTACCTGCAAAAACACGCCCTTGAAACGCCCGAAAATACCACCAAATAGTTAACAAACGTTAAGGACACGACACTCATGTTATATGTCATTATTGGCGACGATGTTGAACACAGTCTGGCGCAACGGCTTGCCGCCCGCCCAGCACATCTGGAACGGCTTCATGCGTTACGGGATGCAGGCCATCTGCTACTCGCAGGCCCCAACCCCGCGATCGACAGTAACGATCCGGGTGAAGCGGGCTTCAGTGGCAGCGTGATCATTGCTGAATTCGACTCACTGGAAGCGGCACAACGCTGGGCAGACGCTGACCCTTACGTGGCAGCAGGGGTTTACCAGCGCGTTACCGTCAAACCGTTCAAAAAAGTTTTACCGTAAATCAACGAGGACAATACTCACCATGCGTTTTAACAAAACTACAATGATCGCAACCGGGCTGGTTGGATTAACGCTGCTGGCAACCAATCTGTATGCGGAAGACACAACCGTTGTCGCAACCGTTAACGGTACAGACATTACCCAAGAAACTTTGGATACCGTTGTCAAGATGGTCGGCGGAATGCCCGGTGCACAAGTTGACACCAAATCGGTACTAGATGATCTGATTATCACCGAGTTAGCACGCCAAGAAGCGAACAAAGCGGGGCTGGTTGAACGTCAAGAAATCAAAGACAAAATCAAAGATGCCACCGATCGCCTGATCCTGAATACTTGGACACAGGAAAAAGCAGCGTCTTTCAAACCCAGCGAAGATGAGCTGAAAAAAGCCTACGAAGAGCGCACCAGCGGCGACAAAGTGGAATATAAAGCCCGTCACATCCTGATGAAAACCAAGGAAGAAGCCGAAGGCATCATCAAAGAACTGGAAAACAAAGTCGATTTTGCTGACTTGGCCAAGAAATCTTCCGATGGCCCCTCTTCCACCCAAGGCGGCGATTTAGGCTGGTTCAAAGCCAGCACCATGGTCAAAGCGTTTGCTGAAGCAGTCGCCAAAATGGAACCCGGCACCATTACCAAAGAACCTGTGCAAACCGAATTCGGCTGGCACGTCATTAAATTGGAAGAACGCCGTGACGTCAAACCACCTGAAATGGAAGCTTTGAAACCGCAAATCGAACGTGAATACCAGCAGAAAAAAATGTTGGCTTACATGGACGAGTTAAAAGCCAAAGCAGACATCAAAGTCACGCTGCCAGCAAAAGCTGCTAAACCAGCCGCCGATGCAGCGCCTGCCGCGACTGAAGCTAAACCCGAAGAAAAGAAATAAGGGAAACCCCCTCTCGCTCCCTTCCCTGATAAGGGGAGGGCTGGGGAGGGGTTTCTTTAACCACCACCAACTAAAGGAGCCGTCATGAAAGCAGACTGGAAAAACTTTCTTATTGATCACGGGGCAGAATTCGCAGGCGATTCACTCATCTCCTTTGGTAATCCCGAACGCGAGCGCCGCATCCCGCCACAAGGCGCGATTCTTTGTGACCTTGCACATTTCGGTCTCATCAGTGTCAGCGGTGAAGATGCCACCACTTTTTTGCAAGGTCAGTTGACCAACGACATTAACCAAGTCAGCGACACCCAATCCCAACTGAGTGCGTATTGCACCCCCAAAGGACGGGCATTAGCGACGTTTTTTATTACCAAGCGCCAAGGCATTTACTACCTCAGCGTAGCGCGTGATTTGCTCGAACCCATCCTCAAGCGCCTGCGTATGTACGTGATGCGCTCCAAAGTGGCGCTCGAAGATGCCAGTGCCAGCTTGGTACATTTTGGATTCGCCGCCCCCGACGGTGACAAGCGTTTGCAAGAAATCCTCGGAAAAGCACCGGCTCAGGCTTACGAAACCTTGCAAATCAATAGCCTGACGATTATGCGTCAACCGGCGCCAATTCCGCGCTTCAAGATTTTAGGCGAATTGGATGAAGCCCGAAAACTGTGGGAACGCCTCAACGTTAATGCCGCTTGCGTCGGGCGCAGCAGTTGGGAATATTTCAACGTCATGTCCGGCGTGCCAATGGTGACGCAAGCCAGCAGCGAAGCGTGGGTTCCGCAAATGCTGAATATGCACCTGATCAACGGTGTCAGCTTCACCAAAGGCTGTTTCCCCGGTCAGGAAATTGTTGCACGCCTGAAATATCTGGGCAAAAGCAAACGCCAGATGTACCGGATTGGTATTCCACATTGCGTTAATGTCCCCGCCATCGGCACTAACCTTGCCAGCGATGCGGACGCAGAGGCAGGCACGATTCTCAATGCCACCCTGAATCCCGATGGTTACGTCGAAGCTTTAGCGGTAATGAAAATTGCAGAAGCAACCAAACCATTGCACTTGGGTGAATACAAGGTCAACGTTTTAGAATTGCCTTACGCGCTGGAAACCGAGTAAGTGTTAGGCGTTGTGCCTAGCAGTTGCTGGTATGACTGGATGACAGCATCCAAACTGTAACGCGCGGCAACCCGTTGTCGCGCTTGCTGCCCCAAGCATTCGCGCTGTTCAACCGCTTGATGCAAAACGTTTGACCAAGCGTTTGCTAAGGCTGCGGCATCAGCCACGGGCACAATCTTTCCGGTATCTGCCACAAATTCGGCAATATCGCCCACATCGGTTGCCACACAAGGCACACCCAGTGCCATCGCTTCTGCCAAAAATAGTGGGAATGCCTCGCGCTGTGAAGACAAGGTGGCAATATCCAATGTGGCAATCAAGCGTTGTGCATCAGTCCGCACCCCCAACAAATGCACCTTCGCACGATCAGGCAATGCCTTCAGCAACGGTTGTAGCGCTGGATTGTGAGTATCCATCCCCTCACCCGCTAATAAAAAATGTACATCCTCACCCCTTTCTTGATACAGGCGAATCGCATTCAACAAGTTCGGAATATCTTTTTCCGGCACGTAACGGGTCAAACTCCCAATCACTCGCGCATTGGTCGGAATGCCTAGTTCCTGACGCACACTCACGTAATCCGCTGCTTGTTCACGGTTATTGCCCAACGGAATCCCATTAGCAATCACTTGCGCGTGTTTCATGGCATAACCCAATTCCGCATGACGCTGCATACTCCGGCGCGATACGTATACAATGTGATGCGGGAAACGTGACAACCAGCGCCCTGCTTTGAGTACCAACGCATGTTGCGCCCGCTCCAAGGTCGCTTTTTCGGGGGTATGGTGCATTCCCCACAGCAAAACCGGGCGGCAACCCGCAAACAACCATGCCAGCGTCGCGAATAGATTACCGTGGTGCATCCAGCCATGAATCACTTGCGGCTTGATTTTCCGCACCAAACCAAACAAACGCGGTAGCAACCAAGGTAACTTCGCCAGCCGGTTTATCCCCAAGACATGCACCGGAATCCCCGCTGCGGCAAACTGTTGCTGCACACCCTCGACTTCCACCAACGCAATCACCACCGGCGCATAATCGCGACTGAAGTCGGAACTCGCCAAATTCAACAAGGCTTTTTGCGCCCCGCCGACACTCAGCGAGGTGATGATGTAGAGCATGGTGTTGCCCATGTGAACCTCGCTTTGATTAATTGCCGTACCTGACCAATATCCAACAACCACACCAAGACCGCGTAGCTTGCCATCCCCAACAGGATTTTTAACACCACCACATACGCATTATGCACAGCTAAAACAGGTATCTGCTCCATCAGCGCATACATCCCCACCGCTGCCAGCAAAATTTTTCCGATGTCCAACACAGGAATGTTTAACGCGAAATATTGCCTGCCAAGGTAATAGCCATACACCACGCAAATCAGGTAAGCCGCCAGCGACGCCAACACCGCCCCTAACAAGCCGTATTCAGGAATCAGTACCAAATTCAGCAACACATTCACCACGGCTGCCACACCCACCACTTTGACCGCACCGGCGGTGTATTCTGCCAACTGAAACGCCAGCGACACGTAGAACAAGTAGGTGCAATTCGCCAAAATCGCCAAGCCAATCCACGGCAATAAACGCAGCGAAGAGGGTACAAACTCAGCACCCACCAACAATGGAATAAACGCCTCAGCAATCCCCAACAAACCCAAAATCGCTGGAATCGACACCCCCATCAACAACACAAAATACTGTTGAAGCCGTGCCTCTGCCTGCTCGCGCCCCGCTTGTTCCAAGGTACGAATCACCAGCGGATACGCCGCCAAATTCAGTGAACTGGTCAACATCATTAAAATCTGAAACGGCAAATTATACGCCACCGCATATTCCCCCGCCTGCGCATACCCCAACAACCAACCCACCATCACCCGATCAGAGGCATGGATAATTTCCAACAATACAAACGACAAACTTAACGGCAAACCGTAGACCAACAACGCTTTAAGCACACCGCGATCCAACTCACGCCAAGCAGGACGAAAATGCCGCCACAACGCCCCCGACAATACCAATACCAACAAAACGCCCAGCACCACGCCGCCAATCGCGCCCAGCCACGCATATCCTAGCCACACCAACAGCAATCCGCTGCCCATCGTCAACACAGTGCGCCCAACTTCTGCCCACAAATAGTGATTTACTTTTAAGGTAATGGAATTAATGCGCTGATACGCCTCATAAAATGCTGAACTCAAAAATACCAGAAAAAAGCCTGTCGCCACCGCAACCTGCCCAGTTAACCACGCAAACAATGCCGCCAGCACGCCCACCAGTAACGCAATCACCAACACCGATACGCTGATTAAATGTTCAACCGCCCCCGCGCTCAATTCCTGCTTATCCCAAAAACGCATAATGCCGACGTACAACCAGCCAAACGCAAACAAACTGACACTCGATGCCACCACCAAAATGGTGGTAAAAATCCCGTATTCCTCAGCCGACATCCAGCGCGTATACGCCGCCAACACCACGAAACTCGCCAACGCCGGAGCCAATTTTGCCAACAAATAAATCAAGCTGTGTTTAACGTACACGATGTAACGCTCTCATGCGGCTAACCACGCATCCGCCACCGCCACAATATCATTCGCTCGCACGGATTCCTGCGCTTGTTGCCGCAACCGTTCGCGCTTATCATCATCAAAAAACAGCTCATCAATTCCCGCTGCCAGTGCCGCCACATTGCCTTTTTCCACCAACAAACCGTTCTCACCGTGACGAATAATTTCACGCGGCCCCGTCGGGCAGTCGGTAGACACAATCGGACAGCCCAAGGACAGCGCTTCAATCAATACCAGCGGATAGCCTTCATAATCGCTGCTCATCACCTGAAATTCGGCTTTCGCCATGTATTTGTAAGGATTCGCATCAAACCCCACCAAGACCACCCGCGCTTCCATGCCCAACGCTTTAATTTTCTGCTCCAGCAATGTTTGTTGCGAACCACGCCCCACAATCAACAATTTACAGGCTTGTTGTGCCTTGCTGCGGGCGAACGCTTCAATCAGTAAATCAAACCGCTTTTGCTTTTCCAAACGCCCGACCCCAAGGATAAAACGCCCTTCAAACCCAAGCGTTTCCTGCGATTTTTCACGAATCAGCCGCGTATTCACCGGGTTATAAATGCAATTCACATTGCTTAAATGCGCCTGTTTTTCGAGTAAATTCTGCATTTGCCGTGACACCGCAATCACCCGTTTCGCACGCGGATACAACCAGCGAAACGCCAGCCATTCGCTGCGCGTCATGGTGCCAGGATCAAGGTGGATGGAAAGCACGGCATCCGAGCAAGCCAGTGCACACGGCACATTTGCCGCTTCCAAAAACGAAAAGATATGATCAAACTTTTCACGTTGAAATAACTGACGGAATTGCCATGCGCGTTGCAACAACAAACTAATCTGGGTAAACAGCCCGCCTTGGCGTTCGGGAATATCCAAATTAATCATCCGTACCGGCAACTCGTAGCGCGTAATCTCAGGCGGCAATCGCGCAAACTTAATCACCGTGACCTCGTAATTACGCTGACGAAACTCCTCCGCCAGATCCACCGCGACCTTTTCCGCCCCACCGGGAGCAGCCAGTTCAGCAATGACAATAGCGATCTTTTTCATGTTGTCAGGGATACCTTATTGGAATATTTCGCATTAGCTGCGTTATTTTTAATATAAAAATTCAGTGCAGTCAGGGTATAGGTGAACCAAATGTACATCCGGTCTTGCAGCGTCAGCGACATTTGCCCGATCGCCACCACCAATAACATCAACAGTAACAGCCAACGTTCATCGCCCGGCAAGCGCCATGCCAAACTCAGCACAATGCCGATCACCGTCAAATACAACACCACGCCAACAATGCCCTGCTCAGCCGTAATCGCCACAAAACTGTTATGCGCCGTATAGTCGACATTGTACGGGTTGATAATGCGCCGGAAAGACCCTAAGCCGTGACCATAAAGTGGGCTTTCTTCCCATTCCTCATACGCATTCGCCCATATTACGCTGCGCTCATTCAAAGTACCGCTGGAAATTTCCTTGCCGGTCGAAAAGATGCGCTCAATGGTTTTTTGCGGAATCACATTCGCCACCGCAATCAACGCCACCACCATCACCAGCCCACTGGCGGCTTTTCCCAACACACCCGCCCGCAAAATCGTCGGCAAAAATCCGGCGAATCCCAACACCATAATCACCGCCCCCGTGCGCGATCCCGTGATCAAAATCGTAAACGCCGCCGCAGGCAAATACAGCCCCCCCAACAAACGCCACCACCACGCTTTGACCTGTGTCAGCAAATAAATCGCCAACGGTATCACCATCGCCAATTTAACCGAGACCTCATTGGCATCGAATTGCTTGATTTCATGACGCACCGTATTCGCCGTGATTTGGTAATCTTTGACCATCAAATACACCAGCCAAAACGATCCCAACACCAAAGCGATATACAGCTTGTTAACATCCTGCACAGTTGTGACCAATTGAAATAGCAATAAACTGATCATCAAGATATACAGATTGCTTTTTAACGCTTGATCACTGCTCACCGCTTGCGTGGTTTCATAAGGAACGGGCATTTCCGACCAGGTATACGACAACATCACCCACGCCACATACAACAACACTGCCGTGTGAAACACCCGCAGCGCATGAAGCCCATTGCCCATCATCAACAACAGCGCCGTCAAACCAAACGCCATCAACCCCGCGATTTTCACCAGCGACATACCCGCCACTTCCACCGCACCGTCGGTGGGCAAAGCGAATACCAACACCATCATGAAAAATACCGCCGCGTTATGTACATGATTCATAAACTTGCCAAACGCTCGCCCAATGCCTGCCGGACTTGCATTAGTAACGCAGGCTGGTTATCCCAATCGCCGAAGTGACGCGCAATACGCCCCAATTGCTGATTCACAAATTCGGTTTCACCGACCTGCAACAGCAAATCGATGTACATATAATCTTCCACCGAGGCGCGTATCCATTTCAGCCGCAACGACGCGAACGGCGCGTCAACCCCCGTTTGCGCCCGTTTCGCGGGGTAAACCAACAAACCATCCCCATTGAATACTATTCCCGGCGGATTATCGCTGATGAAACTTGCCGCATCCTGCCAAATATCGGTATTTTCCGCCCATGCCAACGTATCCCAATAGCCCAAACCCGTCACGCCATAACGGTGAAACAACCAGGTCGGAATCCGGTAATTAATCGCGGGAAAATCCAATTGCCACACGGGAGGATAATTGCCCTTTAACACATCGGCACGCGGATTGAGTTGCTGATACGCTTTGAAATCCAGCACTAAAGCAGTGTATGCCCACACCTCCTCACCCGCTGCCAAGCGCTGTGCCGTGACATTTTTACCCAGATGATCCACATCGCGCCACAAGTCGTAGAACTTCGGAATCCACACATCCACCGCCCCGGTCAACGAACCCAACGCAAGGTCTTCATTTAAGGGCGGCTCACTCACCTGATAGCGAATTTTTTCACCTTTTGGCAAGGGCATTTCATCGAAAAACGCCCCCCAGCGCCGCGCATACGCATACGCCTCACGGGTATCCGGCTCATCCACAAACGAAGGATCGGTGTAACACCGCTCTGCGCCTGCGTGTGCCGCACACCAACCGGCATACTCCCGCATAAAACGCTGCGCCTTATCCCGGTCTTTACCCAATGGATCAGCAAACGGGTAACTGTCCGCAAACACATAGGTATACGCCGTAGCGTGCTTGTCCTGCATGTAATGACGCATGTTTTCCGTGACCGTCCCCAGCCCCGCAAATTCACGCTGAAAATCGGGTTTGCCATCCGCATCGGCTTCGGGGGAGGCATCCCACAAACTTTCCGGCGACAAATAATGATCCAGCATGAAATCGTTGTAAGCACGAATCAAACGGTTATCCGCCGCCGTTTCTCCCGTGCGCTCAAACCCGTAAATCTCTGCCACCCGATAGCCATTCGTGCCAAACACCGTGCGCAACGGCGAACGCGCAGGCAAAGTAAAATTCCACACCGTCAATTGCACCGGCAATTCGACTGATGCCACCCCATCCGCACTCACTGTCACGTTTGCGTTGTACACCCCCGGCTTGGTATCAGCAGGCACATGCACATCCACCCACACCGGCAAGTTTTCACCCGCACTCAAATTCTGTGGGAATGCCCGATAAGCGCTCGTCACGTCAGGAGAAGTATTTGCTGCTGGCAATAAAATATCCGGCCATGACTGCGGTGCATACGGCGAATGCGGAGATGGCGTACTGACTTTCACATACCGTTCCCGAAAAACCTCCACCTTATCAATTACATCACCCGCTGCATTGCGTAACGGCGACAGGTTCACCCGCACATTCTCCGCTCCCGTTTGCCCCGCCGTAATGACAAACTGGAAACCTTCGTACTCATTACGGGCAGCGAAAATCGCCACACTATCCGCCCCCACCACTGGCTCGAACGGCGCAAAACGTTCCAACACGCCAATCGCTTTCACCTGCAAATCCGGCACTGACGGCTCAGGGGAACAAGCGCTCAATCCCAACGCCAGCCACACGTAGCCGTACCAAGATTTCAGAGTGCCAGCCATTGCTCTGCTACCTTTTCAATATCCAGATACTCCACAGAGAGAGCGGCATGTTGTTGAAACTGTTGATGTAAATTTTCATCGAGACAAACCCGATCCAAGGCGATTGCCAGTGCTTGCGGATCATTTGTCGGCACTAACAAACCATTTTCGCCATCACGGATAATCTCACGCGGCCCGGTTTCACAATCGGTCGAAATCACCGGACGCCCCAGCCCCAACGCTTCAATCAAAATCACCGGAAAGCCTTCGTGCAAACTCGACAGCACCAAACACCGCGCCTTCGCAATATACGGGTAAGGGTTGCGCATAAATCCCGGCATCAACACCTGCGCTTCCAGCCCTAAGCGCTTAATGTGTTGCTCCAAGCTCGCCCGTTCTGAACCCTCGCCCAAAATCAATAGTTTAAACGTTTGCGAAGCCTGTGAATGCGCGTAAGCTTCTAACAAACTGGGGAAGTTTTTTTCAGGACTCAAGCGCCCTGCCGCCACAATATAAGCGCCATTCACGCTAACAGCGGGACGTTCCGTCGCCAATTCACGGATGCGATACAAATTCACCGGGTTATACAAACAATTAATATTTTGCAAACCCAAGTGTTGCTGGAAAATACGCATCCCCTCTCTGGAAACCGCGATCACTTTTTTCGCACGCGGGTACAACCAACGTGCAAACAGCCAATCAAACCGCGTAAAGTTGCGCTCAGGGTTACAATGATTCGCCGCAATGGTTTGGCGACTCGCCAAAATGGCAGGAAAGCTGGCATGTTCCATCACGCTGATAATGGTATCAAAATGCCTTACGTTAAAAATGCGCCGAAGCTGACTGGCACGGTCTAAAAAATTGAATACCTTGGGCAAAAACCCCGCTTTGGAAGGACACTGAATGTCAATCAGCTCCCCCGCATACGGGTAATAGCGCTGCCTGCCATCAAACAGAATCAGCGTCACGTCATGCTGCTTAGCAAATTGGAAGGACAAATCAGACACCACCTTTTCTGCGCCTCCCATGCCCAGCGAGTAAACCACCAAGGCGATTTTTCTGCGCACTGTCATGAACTGATCACCAGCGGTTGGCTAAAAAAACGGTTTAACTTCACCACCCAACGATCCACGATCCCCAAACGCCGATGCACATGCACCGCATCCGCCACCGATACTGGCGAACTCACGCCCAACGTGTGCATTCCATTCATATCGTGTTGACCATCAGGCAGGTAAGCACTGACCAGTTGTTCGCGGTAGGTATTCACATCCAGTTGCTGAATCCGATTAATATTCAGGCCACGCCCGTAGGTTCCCGCGCAATTTTGTGACGGTCGATACCACTCCCCTGCTGCGTTAAAAATACGCCCCGCCGGACGCGCTCGTGCCGCACTTGCCACCACCGGATTTTGCGGATGCGCCTGCCATTGCGTGCTCAAAGGGTCATCCGCATGAAACAAATACAAGGCTTCACTGGGCGAACAGCGTTGATCGTGGCGCATACTCGCAAACAGCCACCAACGTCCCTCGTATTCCATTAAGGTCGCATCGTAAGCTTCCACGCCTGTCATCAGGTTCTTCTCAAACACCCAACGGTGCGGAAAGTCTTCGCAACGGTAAACCTCCACCGTGTGATTGCCCGCCGTTTCAGGAATCATGTAATAGTTACCCTGATGCTGAAACACAAACGGATACGACAGGTGGTAGGACTTTTCCAAAATAGTCACGGGTTCAGTATGCGAACCGTCGGCATTCAAGCGCACGCAAGCCAAATGCCCAATGCCCCGTGCGTAAATCAATTCCTCAAAAAACACGTATTGCTCACCGGCGTGCTCGACCACAAACGGGTCAGCCCAAAAGCGATCACGCGGCGGAAGCCATTTACGAAATTGTTCCAATGCACCCGCCTCGGTCACTTGTCCAGTGGCTTTGCTGAGCAAAATCCATTGTTCTGCGCGAAACAGGGAAATGAATAATTTATTGAGGAAATTGCAGAGGTAACGCCACAACACTTGCAGGGTTGTTACCGCCCCAAGGCTGACTGACTTCGTGGGCGGAGCTAAGGCTAATGGCTGCATACGCGCTGTAACGTTCTCGAAGAACGTCTTTTCCCCAAGATTCAGCAGTTCTTGAAGGCGCTGGGGCAGAAAATCCACCATTTTCCAAAGGGTGCGCTCAACCCCACGGTTAATGGATGCACCATCGGTGCTAGTCGTGGCAGCAAAAATATACGCTGGAGCCGTGTTACCAGCGGTCCAACGCTCAATCCCTGACAGAATTTCTGCTTGCTGATTCACGTATTCACGTATGCCGGTGTAACGGTCGGAACGCTCAAATGCCTGACCGAAAAAGTGCCGCCATACTCCGTATTTAGCCGCACCAATCAATTCAGGCAAGGGTGCTTGCGCACTCAAATCAATCACCACATCCAGCGCTTGCTGTTCAAGTAAAGTGTGGTAGCGCTTGCCACCCGCATCACACACGTTCACATCCCCCAGCAAGTTCAAAAAACTGGTGGGTTGTTGTGCCGCTACCGGGCATTTGAATAACTTACCGTCAATATAATGCAGCGTATTCAATAAAGCGGCATTAATACGCTGTAACAGCGTCAAGGCAACCGGTTGGCGAAACACAACCATGACCAAACGCACACCACCGGATGCGAGTAAACGCTCCAACATTTGGTACTGCCAAGCAGCCATGTATTCGCCCTCTACGACCAGGGCAGCCCGGAAAGCGTTCACAGACATTACGACGCTCGCTTACTATTTTAGTCATTGTTACGGATGAGTTATGTCATTGCGCCACCTTGTACATAAGCGGCAGCGGTGGAATAAGCCACTCTAAGAAATTGCTTATCCTGAACACACGGAATGATCACCTTGCAGCGGCTATCGGCTAATTGATAAATCAAGCGTTGCAACCGCTCAGTATTAGTACTGCGAATACTCTCATTCACCAAACCAACATCCACACGTACCAAAACGGGTTTCACCACTTGGGCAAATTTCAGCGCTTGGGGTGAATCTGGCAGGCCATCAATCGCCAATCGTACACCAAGTGCTTTCAACAACTTAATGACTTTGCCCAGTTGCGCGAGGTGTGCCATGCAATCCTGATAGGGGAATGCCAATACAATGCGTTTTGCCGCATCCGGCGCAGCATTCAACAACTCGACGACCCGTTTTAGCTCGG
The sequence above is drawn from the Thiothrix subterranea genome and encodes:
- the ygfZ gene encoding CAF17-like 4Fe-4S cluster assembly/insertion protein YgfZ → MKADWKNFLIDHGAEFAGDSLISFGNPERERRIPPQGAILCDLAHFGLISVSGEDATTFLQGQLTNDINQVSDTQSQLSAYCTPKGRALATFFITKRQGIYYLSVARDLLEPILKRLRMYVMRSKVALEDASASLVHFGFAAPDGDKRLQEILGKAPAQAYETLQINSLTIMRQPAPIPRFKILGELDEARKLWERLNVNAACVGRSSWEYFNVMSGVPMVTQASSEAWVPQMLNMHLINGVSFTKGCFPGQEIVARLKYLGKSKRQMYRIGIPHCVNVPAIGTNLASDADAEAGTILNATLNPDGYVEALAVMKIAEATKPLHLGEYKVNVLELPYALETE
- a CDS encoding septation protein A, whose amino-acid sequence is MKFLFDFFPVALFFLAYKFFAELPPAWIAAANQLPLMTLNQTEPKDAILLATLVIILATIVQNALYFALHRRFERMHLITLAILIVFGTLTLFLKDPIFIKWKVSIINWGFALAFLLSQYIGARKTLTERMMSSAIQVPAPVWITTNRLWVGFFVFIGVLNLVVAYAFSEEIWVDFKLFGVLGLTFAFIIAQVFYLQKHALETPENTTK
- a CDS encoding YciI family protein, which gives rise to MLYVIIGDDVEHSLAQRLAARPAHLERLHALRDAGHLLLAGPNPAIDSNDPGEAGFSGSVIIAEFDSLEAAQRWADADPYVAAGVYQRVTVKPFKKVLP
- a CDS encoding glycosyltransferase, giving the protein MGNTMLYIITSLSVGGAQKALLNLASSDFSRDYAPVVIALVEVEGVQQQFAAAGIPVHVLGINRLAKLPWLLPRLFGLVRKIKPQVIHGWMHHGNLFATLAWLFAGCRPVLLWGMHHTPEKATLERAQHALVLKAGRWLSRFPHHIVYVSRRSMQRHAELGYAMKHAQVIANGIPLGNNREQAADYVSVRQELGIPTNARVIGSLTRYVPEKDIPNLLNAIRLYQERGEDVHFLLAGEGMDTHNPALQPLLKALPDRAKVHLLGVRTDAQRLIATLDIATLSSQREAFPLFLAEAMALGVPCVATDVGDIAEFVADTGKIVPVADAAALANAWSNVLHQAVEQRECLGQQARQRVAARYSLDAVIQSYQQLLGTTPNTYSVSSA
- a CDS encoding peptidylprolyl isomerase, producing the protein MRFNKTTMIATGLVGLTLLATNLYAEDTTVVATVNGTDITQETLDTVVKMVGGMPGAQVDTKSVLDDLIITELARQEANKAGLVERQEIKDKIKDATDRLILNTWTQEKAASFKPSEDELKKAYEERTSGDKVEYKARHILMKTKEEAEGIIKELENKVDFADLAKKSSDGPSSTQGGDLGWFKASTMVKAFAEAVAKMEPGTITKEPVQTEFGWHVIKLEERRDVKPPEMEALKPQIEREYQQKKMLAYMDELKAKADIKVTLPAKAAKPAADAAPAATEAKPEEKK
- a CDS encoding O-antigen ligase family protein, with translation MNHVHNAAVFFMMVLVFALPTDGAVEVAGMSLVKIAGLMAFGLTALLLMMGNGLHALRVFHTAVLLYVAWVMLSYTWSEMPVPYETTQAVSSDQALKSNLYILMISLLLFQLVTTVQDVNKLYIALVLGSFWLVYLMVKDYQITANTVRHEIKQFDANEVSVKLAMVIPLAIYLLTQVKAWWWRLLGGLYLPAAAFTILITGSRTGAVIMVLGFAGFLPTILRAGVLGKAASGLVMVVALIAVANVIPQKTIERIFSTGKEISSGTLNERSVIWANAYEEWEESPLYGHGLGSFRRIINPYNVDYTAHNSFVAITAEQGIVGVVLYLTVIGIVLSLAWRLPGDERWLLLLMLLVVAIGQMSLTLQDRMYIWFTYTLTALNFYIKNNAANAKYSNKVSLTT
- a CDS encoding oligosaccharide flippase family protein; translated protein: MYVKHSLIYLLAKLAPALASFVVLAAYTRWMSAEEYGIFTTILVVASSVSLFAFGWLYVGIMRFWDKQELSAGAVEHLISVSVLVIALLVGVLAALFAWLTGQVAVATGFFLVFLSSAFYEAYQRINSITLKVNHYLWAEVGRTVLTMGSGLLLVWLGYAWLGAIGGVVLGVLLVLVLSGALWRHFRPAWRELDRGVLKALLVYGLPLSLSFVLLEIIHASDRVMVGWLLGYAQAGEYAVAYNLPFQILMMLTSSLNLAAYPLVIRTLEQAGREQAEARLQQYFVLLMGVSIPAILGLLGIAEAFIPLLVGAEFVPSSLRLLPWIGLAILANCTYLFYVSLAFQLAEYTAGAVKVVGVAAVVNVLLNLVLIPEYGLLGAVLASLAAYLICVVYGYYLGRQYFALNIPVLDIGKILLAAVGMYALMEQIPVLAVHNAYVVVLKILLGMASYAVLVWLLDIGQVRQLIKARFTWATPCSTSSPR
- a CDS encoding glycosyltransferase family 4 protein → MKKIAIVIAELAAPGGAEKVAVDLAEEFRQRNYEVTVIKFARLPPEITRYELPVRMINLDIPERQGGLFTQISLLLQRAWQFRQLFQREKFDHIFSFLEAANVPCALACSDAVLSIHLDPGTMTRSEWLAFRWLYPRAKRVIAVSRQMQNLLEKQAHLSNVNCIYNPVNTRLIREKSQETLGFEGRFILGVGRLEKQKRFDLLIEAFARSKAQQACKLLIVGRGSQQTLLEQKIKALGMEARVVLVGFDANPYKYMAKAEFQVMSSDYEGYPLVLIEALSLGCPIVSTDCPTGPREIIRHGENGLLVEKGNVAALAAGIDELFFDDDKRERLRQQAQESVRANDIVAVADAWLAA